Proteins from one Verrucomicrobiaceae bacterium genomic window:
- a CDS encoding PQQ-like beta-propeller repeat protein — translation MKSTLFVTALALTLPIQAADWNQWRGPDRNGVSQDTTPIADSFPTEGLKKVWESGFIPSNEYGGHGSPVVSGERVFLSVVWHERVPSETREIDTEVMQQLNHRGTTPELAKKLEETRLNLPKLRGAKFDEWADQWVKDNLNEKEQINIGSWVISRFKAGKNAIGLEWLSKMSDRQNKPFANAAEFQAWLDKEGFPTDVKEKMIATVPNTVKIAQDVVLCLDLASGKEVWKFSRPGKPSGRQSSSTCAVIDGKVYAALSTELICVNEDDGKLLWATPLSIKGPAASPLIVGDRIYMATGAACAFSKTDGKLLWEQKQAKGNTASPTWWTPASGKPQLVINGNNALYGVNPENGDMLWTAEGGSQSTPVAQGDWLVLYSGTEGVGLRAYQMQADGKPKAAWSKFWVTRRYTGSPIIHDGLVYLCCGEKHQCIDLITGAEKWVANEINSTITSPLLADGKLLVYENNGTHVRMVKATPTAYEQLGRAKTDALGCSSPALANGKLIVRQKDKLVCFDLRPAQ, via the coding sequence ATGAAATCCACGCTCTTCGTCACCGCGCTCGCTTTAACTCTCCCTATTCAAGCTGCTGATTGGAATCAGTGGCGCGGCCCTGATCGCAATGGCGTGTCTCAGGATACCACGCCTATCGCGGACAGCTTCCCGACAGAGGGCCTCAAAAAGGTGTGGGAGAGCGGATTCATCCCCAGCAATGAGTATGGTGGCCATGGCAGCCCAGTCGTCAGTGGTGAGCGAGTCTTCCTCAGTGTCGTCTGGCATGAGCGGGTGCCCTCTGAGACACGCGAGATCGACACCGAGGTCATGCAGCAGCTCAATCACCGTGGCACCACGCCGGAGCTGGCCAAGAAGCTCGAAGAAACACGCCTGAATCTACCGAAGCTGCGTGGCGCAAAATTTGACGAATGGGCCGATCAATGGGTGAAGGACAACCTCAACGAAAAAGAGCAAATCAACATCGGCTCCTGGGTCATTAGCCGCTTCAAGGCTGGAAAGAACGCCATCGGCCTCGAATGGCTTTCGAAGATGTCAGACCGTCAAAATAAGCCCTTTGCCAATGCGGCGGAGTTTCAGGCTTGGTTGGATAAGGAGGGCTTCCCAACCGATGTGAAGGAAAAGATGATCGCCACAGTGCCGAATACGGTCAAGATCGCTCAGGACGTGGTTCTCTGTCTCGATTTAGCCAGTGGTAAGGAGGTATGGAAGTTCTCCCGGCCTGGAAAACCCAGCGGTCGCCAGTCTTCCAGCACCTGCGCGGTGATCGACGGCAAAGTGTATGCCGCACTCAGCACCGAGCTCATCTGCGTGAACGAAGATGATGGCAAGCTGCTATGGGCCACGCCGCTCTCGATCAAAGGCCCCGCCGCATCGCCGTTGATCGTCGGAGACCGCATCTATATGGCCACGGGTGCCGCATGCGCTTTTTCCAAGACAGATGGCAAGCTCCTCTGGGAGCAAAAGCAGGCCAAAGGCAACACCGCCAGCCCTACATGGTGGACACCTGCCTCTGGAAAGCCCCAGCTCGTCATCAATGGCAACAATGCTCTCTACGGCGTGAATCCTGAAAATGGCGACATGCTTTGGACTGCGGAAGGTGGCAGCCAGAGCACGCCTGTGGCGCAGGGAGACTGGCTCGTGCTCTACAGCGGCACAGAGGGAGTGGGGCTGCGTGCGTATCAAATGCAGGCGGATGGCAAGCCGAAGGCTGCTTGGTCGAAATTCTGGGTCACACGCCGTTACACCGGCAGTCCCATCATTCACGACGGCCTCGTCTATCTCTGCTGCGGTGAAAAGCATCAATGCATCGACTTGATCACAGGCGCAGAGAAGTGGGTGGCCAATGAGATCAATAGCACCATCACCTCACCGCTGCTCGCGGATGGCAAACTGCTCGTCTATGAAAACAACGGCACTCACGTCCGCATGGTGAAAGCCACTCCCACTGCGTATGAGCAACTGGGCCGTGCCAAGACAGATGCCCTAGGCTGCTCCTCGCCTGCGCTCGCCAATGGTAAGCTCATCGTGCGACAGAAGGACAAGCTCGTCTGCTTTGACCTGCGGCCTGCGCAGTGA
- a CDS encoding EF-hand domain-containing protein has protein sequence MKKTLSFICGLGFICLSATFVNAQEGERPKGPPEGGPRPGGPGGDAAGRLAEFIKRADTDGDGKISKDEFSAMNRKESEDRFGKADTNSDGFIDQQEFGQITQRMREGGMRRPGGEGGPPGGGEGGFRRPPGSEGGARPEGGRPEGGRPDGPRPEGGRPDGERGPGGPPTGGRPGGMFGDPKESFKRMDADGNGSVTEQEFVTAMTKLREMMSRGGMRPGGEGGAPGGGFRRPDGDRGPGGAPRDGEGGFRRPPVEGGDKPDAPKREGGDKPDAPKREGGDKPDAPKREGGDKPDAPKPEGGDKPKDAA, from the coding sequence ATGAAAAAGACTCTCTCATTCATTTGCGGCCTGGGCTTCATCTGCCTCAGCGCCACGTTCGTCAATGCACAGGAGGGCGAGCGCCCCAAAGGTCCGCCAGAGGGTGGCCCACGCCCCGGTGGCCCAGGCGGTGATGCCGCTGGACGCCTCGCAGAGTTCATCAAACGTGCCGACACGGATGGAGACGGCAAGATCAGCAAAGACGAGTTTTCCGCCATGAACCGTAAGGAGAGCGAAGACCGCTTTGGCAAAGCAGATACCAATAGCGACGGCTTCATCGACCAGCAGGAGTTCGGTCAGATCACCCAGCGCATGCGTGAGGGTGGAATGCGTCGCCCTGGTGGTGAAGGCGGCCCTCCTGGCGGCGGTGAAGGCGGCTTCCGCCGTCCACCTGGATCAGAAGGTGGTGCCCGTCCAGAAGGTGGGCGTCCAGAAGGCGGACGCCCCGATGGTCCCCGCCCAGAAGGTGGTCGCCCCGATGGTGAGCGTGGACCTGGTGGTCCGCCTACTGGCGGTCGCCCCGGTGGCATGTTTGGCGATCCCAAAGAGAGCTTCAAGCGCATGGACGCAGACGGCAACGGTAGCGTTACCGAACAAGAATTCGTCACCGCGATGACCAAGCTCCGCGAAATGATGAGCCGTGGCGGCATGCGCCCTGGTGGTGAAGGCGGGGCCCCTGGTGGTGGCTTCCGCCGTCCAGATGGTGATCGTGGCCCTGGCGGTGCTCCGCGTGATGGCGAAGGTGGCTTCCGCCGCCCACCCGTCGAAGGCGGCGACAAGCCTGATGCTCCGAAGCGTGAAGGCGGCGACAAGCCCGATGCCCCGAAGCGTGAAGGCGGCGACAAGCCCGATGCCCCGAAGCGTGAAGGCGGTGACAAGCCCGATGCTCCGAAGCCCGAAGGTGGCGACAAGCCGAAGGACGCAGCCTAA